TGGGTATAAGCTAATTATTGTCCTGGCAGGCCTTCATGATAGTCTTAGAAGCCAGACTCAGGTCAGGATTGATGAAGGGTTTCTGGGGTTTAATACACAGACGGCCATGAACTTCTCCAATGCAGGCAATAGAATTGGAGTAGGTCTTATTAATAAAGATTTGCCTGCTCATGCTCTAACCACCAGTAGACTTAATGGTGATTTTAAAGGGCCTGTAGCACAGTCTTCCGGAGTAAATATCAGAGGAACGGATCCTATTATTCTGGTTATAAAAAAGAATGCCTCTATTCTCAAGAACTTAGTTGCCTGGCTCGCAACCAGAGGAGACAAAACACCAGAAGGGAATATTATCATACGGGAACTACCCTTTCTGCTTATTGACGATGAGGCAGACAATGCCTCAATCAATGTGAACCCCAAAAAAGTATCCACTATTAACGGTTGTATACGGGCGCTATTATCCTTATTTGAGCAAAGCGCCTACGTTGGTTATACTGCAACCCCTTTTGCCAACATTTTTATTCCTTTGTTATCAGAGGAAATCACCAAAGGACTAAATCTGACCATTAAAGATTTTGAATTTACAGTAGGTCAGGATCTGTTTCCTAAAGATTTCATTGTTAACATTCCAGCACCGTCTAATTATATAGGTCCAACTAAAGTATTTGGGCTGCCGGCTTCTTCCTCTTCTGAGTCAGCAGAGGAACCCTTACCTATTGCCGTACCTGTCTTTGATTATGAGGCTTTTGTGCCGGATAAGCACAAGAAGGATACGCCATTTCCTGAAGAGCTTCCTGCCAGTTTGCGTTTTGCCATTAAATGTTTTGTCCTTTCCTGTGCCGCAAGGAGGGTTAGAAAACAGGTTAATGTCCATAATTCTATGCTCATTCACGTTTCTAGATACGTGGTCTGGCAGGATAGAATTGCTATGTTGGTAGATGCTGAACTTAAGCATTATCAAAAGCAGATTGAATTCAATCAAGGATCTATTATTGAAGAATTGCGGGAAGTTTGGGAAACTGAATATGAACCTAAGACTAACCAGGTTCTAATGCAGGATCATATCTACCAAGATCCTGGCATCGTTCCCATTTCCTGGAGTGAGATTGAAAATGAGTTATTCAATGCTAGTGCCAGAATAGAAGTAAGAGCTATACACGGGGATAAAAATGAAGCCGGGTTATCCTATCATAATATATCTCCACTGGATTACTTTATGTCTGAGCAGCAGGGTACTTATTTATCTGTGATTGCAGTAGGAGGTGATAAGCTTTCACGGGGATTAACGCTGGAAGGTTTATCTGTAAGCTATTACTTAAGAGCCTCCAAGATGTATGATACGCTTATGCAGATGGGCCGGTGGTTTGGCTACCGTCCAAGTTACGCCGATTTGTGCCGGCTATTTACTACTAGTGATCTTATTGAATGGTTTGAACACATAACCATTGCTTCAGAGGAAATGCGGGCTGATTTTGATTACATGTTCCTGCTTAATGAGACACCTAAAAACTATGGGTTAAAAGTCAGAACACATCCTGGAGCTTTGAAAATTACGGCAGCAAATAAATTCCGCCATAAGCAGATCATGTTGCTAAGTTATTCTGGAGAACTTGAACAAACTTATAAGCTTAAAATTGACCAGCATATCTTCAGGCGTAATTATGAGGCAACAGTAGACCTGATAAACACACTAGGTAGGCCAGTAGAAGATCCTTTAAATAACGAGGTGAAAACACAGCCTAACATCTGGAGTGGAAAGAACAACAGTAATCTGGTTATCAAATTTCTGACTAGCTATAGTATTGGCCGGGAAGTATTGGATGTTCAAAAAATGGCTGACTACATTCAGGCCCAAGTGCGGCAAAGCAATCTAACTGACTGGACTATTGTTTTAATACAGAATTCCACAGCAAAAGAATCAGATACATACCCATTTGAAATCAACAATGAAACTAAGAACATTGGTATGACTGACCGGAGTATTAATCTTACCCGACCAGATGAGATTGTTAAAGCCTACTCCATTAATAAAGCCATGATTATTTCTCCTAATCATGAGTTAATTGATTTGTCAGATCAGCAAATTGCAGAAGCCCTAAAGCTCACAAAACAGGATTGGGAACAGGATGAGAAAAAAAATGAGCCTACATTGCCAAGTGGTTTCAGGATAAAAAGAGGCAGATCTTCCACTAGGGGTTTGTTGTTATTATATCCATTGCATTCTTCTCCGATGCACCGGTGGTTGTCTGAAAACAGTACTCCTGAAAATAAAGAGTATAAAACTGAGAGAAGGAATTATTCAGATGTGCCTATAATGGGGTTTGCTATCAGCTTTCCTAATATACCTAATGATGAAAAAATTGAGTATGCGGTAAACGAGCAATTTATGCAGGATTATGATTACGCAGAGGAATTAGATGCGGAAGAGTTAATGCATGAATAGGCTAAAAGAAATTTGGGCAGAACTCAGAAAGCAGCCCGCTTCTATGAGTGGGTTAGCTAAAATCCGGTATTCAGAGTCATCAGATTGTGACCTTTATCTGGGCATCAGGTTACCCGAGGACTCTTCTTGTTTACTTCTCGGACTACCAATAAGAGTTATCAACAAAATCAATTCTGAACGGAAGTTGAGGGGGTTGAGATTAGAAAAGGTAGATGATCCCCAACATAGCACACGAGGATTTTTAAATCTGATTCTGCTGGACAATAGGTTCTCTGATATTTTTGATAGCCTTATTTTGGATATAATAAGGCATATCATCAACTTAGAAAACGAAGGTATAATTGCGCGTGAATTCCTAAATAGAATTGATAAGTGGCAAGCCCTTTTTGAAAAAGCAGCTTCAGAAGGTTTATCACCAGAAGCTCAAAGGGGTTTGTTTGGAGAACTATATTTCCTGAAAAAGTGGCTTTACATTGTTGAGGACAAAGCTAAATGTCTGCAGGCATGGGTCGGGCCAGAACTTGCTGTCAGGGACTTTGAATATGGAGGTTTAGCTCTGGAAGTGAAAACTACTAAAGGGAACAACCATCAAAAGGTTCAAATCAGCAGTGAAAGACAACTGGATGTTACCACATTAGATTTTCTGTTTCTTTTTCATTTGTCTCTGGATGTGCAACAAAATGCAGGGGAAACCTTGCCTGGGTTGATAGAATCTATAAAGGCGCTATTAATTCATGACTTTTCTTTAT
The nucleotide sequence above comes from Nibribacter ruber. Encoded proteins:
- a CDS encoding PD-(D/E)XK motif protein, encoding MNRLKEIWAELRKQPASMSGLAKIRYSESSDCDLYLGIRLPEDSSCLLLGLPIRVINKINSERKLRGLRLEKVDDPQHSTRGFLNLILLDNRFSDIFDSLILDIIRHIINLENEGIIAREFLNRIDKWQALFEKAASEGLSPEAQRGLFGELYFLKKWLYIVEDKAKCLQAWVGPELAVRDFEYGGLALEVKTTKGNNHQKVQISSERQLDVTTLDFLFLFHLSLDVQQNAGETLPGLIESIKALLIHDFSLYSIFQEKLLQAGYYLSHQHLYEFKSYKIRQESFYEVKEDFPRIQENEVRGGVGDIKYSIILSNYSDYLVDEQVVFKTLNWHGRNARES
- a CDS encoding Z1 domain-containing protein yields the protein MLEQAKQICITLLQNKSTITVSDIDEAIVNVQKIFQIEEEESKTLYKYLEAQFSVFSDNYKILSDPGTYVPWLKNKKSEIKWNFWNRYLIYQQKKIAPPTLNKLDNLTDDILDRLIDPTTKGPWDKRGMVVGQVQSGKTSNYTGLINKAADTGYKLIIVLAGLHDSLRSQTQVRIDEGFLGFNTQTAMNFSNAGNRIGVGLINKDLPAHALTTSRLNGDFKGPVAQSSGVNIRGTDPIILVIKKNASILKNLVAWLATRGDKTPEGNIIIRELPFLLIDDEADNASINVNPKKVSTINGCIRALLSLFEQSAYVGYTATPFANIFIPLLSEEITKGLNLTIKDFEFTVGQDLFPKDFIVNIPAPSNYIGPTKVFGLPASSSSESAEEPLPIAVPVFDYEAFVPDKHKKDTPFPEELPASLRFAIKCFVLSCAARRVRKQVNVHNSMLIHVSRYVVWQDRIAMLVDAELKHYQKQIEFNQGSIIEELREVWETEYEPKTNQVLMQDHIYQDPGIVPISWSEIENELFNASARIEVRAIHGDKNEAGLSYHNISPLDYFMSEQQGTYLSVIAVGGDKLSRGLTLEGLSVSYYLRASKMYDTLMQMGRWFGYRPSYADLCRLFTTSDLIEWFEHITIASEEMRADFDYMFLLNETPKNYGLKVRTHPGALKITAANKFRHKQIMLLSYSGELEQTYKLKIDQHIFRRNYEATVDLINTLGRPVEDPLNNEVKTQPNIWSGKNNSNLVIKFLTSYSIGREVLDVQKMADYIQAQVRQSNLTDWTIVLIQNSTAKESDTYPFEINNETKNIGMTDRSINLTRPDEIVKAYSINKAMIISPNHELIDLSDQQIAEALKLTKQDWEQDEKKNEPTLPSGFRIKRGRSSTRGLLLLYPLHSSPMHRWLSENSTPENKEYKTERRNYSDVPIMGFAISFPNIPNDEKIEYAVNEQFMQDYDYAEELDAEELMHE